In one Myotis daubentonii chromosome 1, mMyoDau2.1, whole genome shotgun sequence genomic region, the following are encoded:
- the CDAN1 gene encoding codanin-1 isoform X6, with protein sequence MLRKERSKQLQHSPVPACPTPEPGSTLPTRTGSLTAEPADPAKVSSRQRLELVALVYSACIAENLVPNLFLELFFVLQLLTARRMVAAKDSDLEPSPGVLDSLESPLFQSVHDCVFFAVQVLEHQFQVLSYLDKGTLKLLAENERLLCFSPALQGRLRAAYAGSVAKVSLAMPPSVQAVSFQPETDNRANFSSDRAFHTFKKQRDVFYEVLREWEDRHEEPGWDFEKGLGSRIRVMMGQLSAACSHSHFVRLFQKQLLQMCQSPGGAGGTISGEAPDVLNMLGADKLGRLRRLQERLAAPQSSCGPCPPPSFPGCQGFFRDFILSASSFQFNQHLMDSLSLKIRELNSLVLPHPEPSDEDGESDVDWQGERRQFAVVLLSLRLLAKFLGFVAFLPYRGPEPPPARELQDSILALRSQVPPVLDVRALLQQGLRAHRAVLTVPWLVEFLSLADHIVPMLDYYRSIFTLLLHLHRSLVLSKDGEGEMCFLNKLLLLAVLGWLFQIPTVPEDLFFVEEGQVDVFEVDTKTSEHGLDGVPVVDQHLLYTCCPYIGELRKLLASWVSGSSGRSGGFVRKITPTTTTSLGALPLRTTQGLQAQLAQAFFHNQPPSLRRTVEFVAERIGSNCVKHIKATLVADLVRQAESLLQEQLVTQRQEGGDPGQLLEILCSQLCPHGAQALTQGREFCQKKSPGAVRALLPEETPAAVLSSAENIAVGLATEKACAWLSANITALIRREVKAAVSRMLRAQGPEPAVRGDRRGCSRACEHHAPLPSHLISEIKDVLSVAVGPRDPEEGVSPEHLEQLLGQLGQTLRCRQFLCPPAEQHLAKCSVELASLLVADQIPVLGPPTQHRLERGQARRLLHMLLSLWKDDFQVPVPLQLLLSPRNVGLLADTRPREWDLLLFLLRELVEKGLMGRKEIEACLDSLHEAQWPEDFAEELATLFNLFLAEPQVPEPQLRACELVQPNRGTVLAQS encoded by the exons ATGCTCAGGAAGGAGCG CTCCAAGCAGCTGCAGCACTCGCCTGTTCCCGCCTGTCCCACCCCAGAACCGGGGTCTACCCTGCCCACCCGGACAGGAAGCCTCACAGCTGAACCTGCTGACCCTGCCAAAGTGTCTTCCCGCCAGCGCCTGGAGCTGGTGGCCCTTGTCTACTCCGCATGCATTGCAG AAAACCTGGTGCCAAATCTCTTCTTGGAGCTTTTCTTCGTCCTTCAGCTCCTTACTGCCCGGAGGATGGTGGCTGCTAAGGACAGTGACCTTGAACCCAGTCCAGGAGTCCTAG ATTCCCTGGAAAGCCCACTATTCCAGAGTGTGCACGATTGTGTCTTCTTTGCAGTGCAGGTTTTGGAACATCAGTTTCA AGTTCTTTCCTACCTGGACAAAGGGACCTTGAAGCTGTTGGCTGAGAATGAGCGGCTGCTATGCTTCTCACCAGCTCTGCAAGGCCGCCTTCGAGCTGCCTATGCGGGCAGTGTTGCCAAG GTCTCGCTGGCGATGCCACCCTCTGTTCAAGCTGTCTCCTTTCAGCCAGAAACTGACAATCGTGCCAACTTCTCCAGTGACCGAGcctttcatacttttaaaaaacagag GGATGTGTTTTATGAGGTGCTTCGAGAGTGGGAAGATCGCCATGAGGAGCCTGGCTGGGATTTTGAGAAGGGCTTGGGCAGCAGGATCAG AGTCATGATGGGTCAACTCTCTGCAGCTTGCAGCCACAGTCATTTTGTTCGGCTTTTCCAAAAACAACTTCTCCAG ATGTGTCAGAGTCCTGGTGGTGCTGGGGGCACTATCTCGGGTGAGGCTCCAGATGTGTTAAATATGCTTGGAGCTGACAAGTTGGGACGGCTGCGGCGCCTACAGGAACGGCTTGCAGCCCCTCAGAGCAGTTgtgggccctgcccacccccctccttcccaggCTGTCAGGGATTCTTCAGGGACTTCATCCTGAGTGCCAGCAG CTTCCAGTTTAATCAGCATCTCATGGATAGTCTGAGTTTGAAGATTCGGGAGCTCAACAGCCTTGTCCTGCCTCATCCTGAGCCTAGTGATGAAGATGGAGAGTCAGATGTGGACTGGCAG GGTGAACGGAGGCAGTTTGCCGTGGTGCTGCTCAGCCTGAGGCTTCTGGCTAAATTCCTGGGCTTTGTGGCTTTCCTGCCATACCGGGGGCCCGAACCACCCCCAGCCCGTGAGCTCCAGGACTCCATTCTGGCCCTGAGAAGCCAG GTGCCCCCAGTCCTGGATGTACGAGCTCTGCTACAGCAGGGGCTGCGGGCCCACCGCGCGGTGCTcacagtgccctggctggtggagTTCCTCTCTCTGGCTGACCACATTGTTCCCATGCTGGACTATTACCGCAGCATCTTCACTCTCCTGCTGCACCTACACCG GAGCTTGGTTTTGTCTAAGGACGGTGAAGGGGAGATGTGCTTCCTGAACAAGCTGTTGCTGCTTGCTGTCCTGGGCTGGCTTTTCCAG ATTCCCACAGTCCCTGAAGACCTGTTCTTTGTGGAAGAGGGTCAGGTGGATGTCTTTGAGGTGGATACAAAAACTTCGGAACATGGTTTG GATGGCGTGCCTGTGGTGGACCAGCACCTGCTCTACACTTGCTGTCCTTATATTG GAGAGCTCCGCAAACTGCTCGCTTCATGGGTATCAGGCAGCAGTGGGCGGAGTGGGGGCTTTGTAAGGAAaatcacccccaccaccaccaccagcctgggagccctgcccCTCCGGACCACCCAGGGGCTGCAG GCACAGTTGGCCCAAGCCTTTTTCCACAACCAGCCGCCCTCCCTACGCAGGACTGTGGAGTTTGTGGCAGAGAGAATTGGCTCTAACTGTGTCAAACATATCAA GGCCACGCTGGTGGCAGATCTGGTGCGCCAGGCCGAGTCACTTCTTCAAGAGCAGCTGGTGAcgcagagacaggaagggggagaTCCAGGCCAGCTGTTGGAGatcttgtgttcccagctgtgcCCCCATGGGGCCCAGGCATTGACCCAGGGGCGGGA GTTCTGCCAAAAGAAGAGCCCTGGTGCCGTGCGGGCACTGCTCCCTGAGGAGACTCCGGCAGCC GTTCTGAGCAGCGCAGAGAACATTGCTGTGGGGCTTGCGACAGAGAAAGCCTGTGCTTGGTTGTCAGCCAACATCACAG CACTGATCAGGAGAGAGGTGAAAGCGGCAGTGAGTCGCATGCTTCGAGCCCAGGGTCCGGAACCGGCTGTCCGGGGGGATCGGAGGGGCTGCTCCCGTGCCTGTGAGCAccatgctcccctcccctcccacctcatcTCCGAGATCAAA GATGTGCTCTCTGTGGCCGTGGGGCCCCGAGACCCTGAGGAAGGAGTGTCCCCAGAGCATCTGGAGCAGCTCCTAGGCCAGCTGGGTCAGACACTGCGGTGCCGCCAG TTCCTGTGCCCACCTGCCGAGCAGCATCTGGCAAAGTGCTCTGTGGAGTTAGCATCCCTCCTTG TTGCAGACCAAATTCCTGTCCTAGGGCCCCCGACACAACACCGGCTGGAGAGAGGGCAGGCTCGAAGGCTCCTCCACATGCTGCTTTCCCTGTGGAAGGATGACTTTCAGGTGCCTGTTCCGCTGCAGCTCCTGCTGAGCCCAAGAAACGTGGGGCTTTTGGCAGACACTCGGCCAAGGGAG TGGGACCTGCTGCTGTTCTTACTCCGGGAGCTGGTAGAGAAAGGTCTGATGGGACGGAAAGAGATAGAGGCCTGCCTGGACAGCCTCCATGAGGCCCAGTGGCCAGAG GACTTTGCTGAAGAATTAGCAACACTGTTCAATCTGTTTCTGGCTGAGCCCCAGGTGCCAGAACCCCAGCTAAGAGCTTGTGAGCTGGTACAGCCAAACCGGGGGACTGTGCTGGCCCAGAGCTAG